One segment of Triticum aestivum cultivar Chinese Spring chromosome 2A, IWGSC CS RefSeq v2.1, whole genome shotgun sequence DNA contains the following:
- the LOC123186057 gene encoding putative invertase inhibitor, which yields MGPSRALPCLVLLFLLSSSRASVLEDTCKSFAAGNPGIGYDYCIKFFQASKDSATADKRGLAVIASKLTGAAAKSIGKHIQALKASEKDKHIRSGLNDCGDLYSQAVDLLDVAAKGVAAGTPRGKLDAVANLSGALVSPQTCEDGFSELGVKSPLSAKDSEFTKEVSIALVITNSL from the coding sequence ATGGGGCCTTCACGAGCTCTCCCGTGTCTGGTCCTCCTCTTCCTTCTCTCCTCGTCCAGAGCCTCCGTCTTAGAAGATACGTGCAAATCCTTCGCGGCGGGCAACCCGGGCATCGGCTATGACTACTGCATCAAGTTTTTCCAGGCGAGCAAGGATAGCGCCACCGCTGACAAGCGTGGCTTGGCCGTCATCGCGTCAAAGCTCACCGGAGCGGCAGCCAAGAGCATAGGCAAGCACATCCAAGCCCTCAAGGCCTCGGAGAAGGACAAGCACATCCGGTCAGGCCTCAATGACTGTGGTGATTTGTACTCGCAAGCTGTGGACTTGCTCGACGTGGCGGCGAAAGGCGTCGCGGCAGGTACACCGCGAGGCAAACTGGACGCAGTGGCGAACCTCAGCGGCGCGCTGGTCAGCCCCCAAACCTGCGAGGACGGGTTCAGCGAATTGGGCGTGAAGTCGCCGCTCTCCGCCAAGGACTCCGAGTTCACTAAGGAGGTCTCCATCGCACTCGTTATAACGAACTCGTTATGA